TTTGAATGATATTCCACCTTTTGATAAGGAGCAACCAACTGCGGAAAACATCGCTAAGTTTTTCTATGATGAGGTGAAGCAGAGGTTATCTGGAAGGGAAGGGGTTGAGATTGATTTTGTTGAAATTTGGGAGACAGAAAAATATTCAGCCATTTATCAAGAGCTATGAGGAAGGGGAAAAACATATTGACGGTGAACGAGATATTTTTCAGTATTCAAGGTGAATCAAGCTGGATGGGTATGCCGTGCGTGTTCGTAAGGTTGACATATTGCGATCTTAGATGTGTTTGGTGTGACACTGAATATGCTTTTTATGAGGGTGTTGATATGACGATTGACGAGGTGATTGAGAAGGTTAAGTCGTATAATTGTGGTCTTGTGGAGATAACCGGTGGAGAGCCACTTCTTCAGGAGAATTCGCTTGAATTAATGAAGAGGTTATGCGATGAAAAATTTACAGTTCTCCTTGAAACGGGCGGACATAGAGATATAAGCGTTGTTGACCCAAGGGTTCACATAATAATGGATGTGAAATGCCCCGGGAGCAAGATGAGCCACAAAAATCGTTGGGAAAATATATCATATTTAACGAAGAAAGATGAAGTCAAATTCGTGATAAAGGATAGGGTTGATTATGAGTGGGCGAAGGAAGTTGTGAATAAGTATAATCTTTTTGAGAGAGTTGGAGCGGTTTTGTTTTCGCCGGTTTTCGGAGAGATTGAGCCATCTATCCTTGCGGGTTGGATACTTGAAGATAGAATCCCGGTTCGCTTTCAGATTCAACTGCACAAATACATTTGGTCACCAGAGGCAAGGGGCGTTTAAATTAAAATTTGTGAAACTATACCTCCGATTGTAAATGCGATTATCCAGCTTGAGAGCCAAATTATCAATCCTTCAAATGCTCCTCTCTCTTTCAACATCACCATAAGCGAGGCGATGCAGGGGACGAAAAGAGTTATTGTGACAAGTCCAACGACAGTTTGCATTGGTGTAAGTTCAAGCGAGTAAAATCCAGCAGCCCCGAAATCCCTTCGGACAATTCCCATTATGAAAGCCTGCGATGCTTCAGCGGGAAGTTGAAGCCAATTAACAGTCAGTGGTGAAAGGAGTTGAATCCACTTATCAAGCAATCCCGTTACTTGTAACAGACCGACGACAAAAGCTCCTACAAAGAACCACATACCAGCTTCTTTTATGAAATAGAAAGTTCGCATCCAAGTTTTTTTAGCGAGGTTTTCAACTCTGGGTATTCTCATAGGAGGCAGATCAATTAGTAAAGGGGTTGCTCCACCTGGTAAAATTTTATTCAAAGTAAGCCCAATGATCACGAAAACGAGAAACATCGTCATAGCATAGATAACCGTCGCTTTGAATCCAGCTCTCATTAAAAGTGTCGTTATAACGGCAAGTTGAGCTGAACACGGGATGGTAATTTGCAGAATCGCCGTCATTATCCTTTTCTCGCGAGTTGTGGTGAGAAGTCGCGTCGTTATAGTTGCCATAGTAACGCATCCAAAACCAAGTATCATCGGTATAATTGCTTTCCCATTTAGCCCGATGTAGTTCATCAGTTTATCAACAAATGTCGCAAGTCGTGGTAAATAGCCACTATCTTCAAGAATTGAAAGCATAAGATAAAATCCTATCACAAGAGGAAGAAGTAGAAAAAGAAGATATCTAACCGTCATCGTCAAGACGCCGAATTCACCGAATAAAATGAACAAAATGGGGTTTTTAAATTCAAACTCATATTCAACATTTTTACCATTTGCAAAATCTTCCATCTGCTTTAGGGTTGTTTCTGAAGCCCTTGTTCCATTTTCAAATATGAAAGTTCTTGTGTCAATTATGTTATCGTCCTCGTCAAGTATGTTGACTTTGATTGAAACAGGGAAATATCTCGCTACGAATTTTCTGACGTTGTATTCATAGATTTTCTTGCCTATTTCATTTTCCGTAAGGTCTACGATGTCCTGAGCGATCAATTTGCCCACAAGGATATAGGCGAGGTAAAGTATAACGATGAAAAATGCCAACCCAAAAATCGGGTGAATCGCTATTCTTCCAAAAAAGTTTGAAATCCTCCCGCTTATTGTGTCTATGTTTGTGACTTCTGCTACAATTTGATTTGCTTTATTCCTTCGTTCAATGTAAATTTTTTCCCGCTCATCGTGGATGTATAACTCCCCGTTAAATTTCGTCCTATACTTATTTATCGTTTCCGAGTCACCTTCAAGTATTAAAAGAGCTTCTATTTCTGTGACCTTAAGCTCATTGGCTATTTTTTTTATCTTTTCAGCAAGTTTTTTATCCCTGTTTCCGATCGTTGCTTTTTCTATTGCCTCAGTTATTTCCCTGAAACCCTTATACTTGATTGCTATCGTTGGAATTACGGGGACGCCGAGAATTTTTGAAAGTTGTTCAACATTTATTTTGATTCTTTTCTTTTCGGCTTCATCCATCATGTTCAATGCGACGACAACCGGTTTGCCGGAGTCAATGAGTTGTAGCGTTAAAAACAAATCCCTCTCAAGATTGACGGCATCAACTATGTTAAGTATTATATCGGCATCAATTATTATATTTTTGGCTATTCTTTCCTCGTCATTAAATGAAGATAAACCGTAAATTCCAGGTGTATCATAGACGATGAAATTTTTATATCTTCCCTTTAGGATTTCAACCGTTGTTCCAGGGTAATTTGAGACCTCAACATACAAACCCGTGAGATAATTAAAGAAAATTGATTTGCCAACATTGGGATTTCCGACAAGGACAAGTTTTTTGGGTTTGCTTTCAATTTTAGTTTCTATTTTGTCATTGGTTTGATGTGTATGCATTTCCGATTTATATTTTTTTGACGAAAATTTTTTTCGCTATATCGCTTCCAATTGCAATTTCAAGCGTTCTTTTTGATATGACAACGGTCCCACCGGGTAATTTGTGTGCGCATTTTATCCTTGTTCCTTCAGTTATGCCGAGGCGTACGAATTGCGTTTTTATATTTCCCTGCGGTAATTCAACGATTTCTAATTCATAGCCGGGTTTTGCATCCGTTAATCTCATCAGCTCATCTTTCCCTTTTCTGAGCATTTTGCACAGAGTCCATAAATTTGGTGGGTATGCCTCAATGGTTTAAACTTATACTTTTTACAAATCTCGTCTTGAAGTTTCTCAATTTCTTCGCTTGCAAACTCAATCATCGCTCCACAATTTATGCAAATAAGATGGTCATGGTGTGTCCTTCCTATGGCTCTTTCATAAATATAAGTATTCCCGACTTTATGTCTTGACACAACGCCGAGTTCAAGAAGTATGTCAAGTGTATTATATACAGTCGCTCTTGAAATTTTTTTGCCTTGATTTTTCATTTGGATAAATAAATCCTCGGCGCCGAAGTGACCATCTATTTCAAGGATTGCATTGAGAACTTCATATCTTTGCTCAGTTGAGCGCAGATTGACCCTTTTAAGATAGCTTGCGAAGTCGCGCTTTACCTTTTCAACCAGTTTTGCGCTCGCCATATATTTTGGGATTTGTTTTTTAAATTTAATCTAAATAAAGATATATCTTTTTGATTTCAAAAGCAAATTTTGAAAGCCGTCCTCACCTGTTTTTTGCAAGACAGATTATTTATTGTTAAATTTTGAAGGTTAAAAAAGAGAACAATTTTATGCCTGAATTTAGACAAAATAGGGCAACTAAAAATTGGGTTATAGTCGCAACTGAAAGAGCTAGAAGACCGCATGATTTTTTGGTTCACGAAGAGATGGCAACGCTTCCGGAGTTTGACCCGAAATGTCCATTTTGCCCAGGCAATGAAGACATGACACCGCCAGAGATTTATAGAATCGTATGTGACAGTAAATGGAGTGTGCGCGTTGTACCGAATAAATTTTCAGCTCTTGTTCCAGATGCTGAATTAAGAAGAGAGATGAAGTTTCAATTTTTCAGAAAAGTGGCTGGTTACGGTTTTCATTATGTTATAATTGAAACGCCAATTCATAACTTGACCATAGCGACGATGAGCGAGGAACAGGTGTGCGATATCTTCAAGACATATTTAAAACTTTACAAAGATTTAATGTCAAACCCGAATATAAATGTTGCGATTATCTTTAGAAACAACGGTAAAAAAGCTGGGACATCACTTGAGCATCCTCATTCACAACTTATAGCGAGTCCAATTGTCCCAACGCATATAAGGCATTTGCTTGAAGAAGCAACGCGATATTACGATGATCACGGTAGTTGCGTTTTTTGCGATATGATTTCCATAGAGGAATATGTCATGGAGCGTGTGGTTTATAGAGATGATGATTTTCTTGTGATTGAACCATTTGCTTCAATTTCACCTTTTGAGACGTGGATTTTGCCAAGAAAACATAACGCTTGTTTTGGTAATATAAGCGAGGAAGAAGCTTGCCGTACAGCTAAGGTTGTTCGGCTTGTTTTGAAACAGCTTTATGATAAGCTTAACAATCCTGACTATAACTATGTCATTCACTCGTCCCCTTTTAAAGATGCGAATGAGGAGTTTTATCATTGGTATATTCAAATTTTGCCTCGGCTTACGATTCCTGCTGGATTTGAGCTTGGTTCAGGGATTTACATAACAACAGCGCTTCCTGAGGAAACGGCTAAATTTTTAAAAATAAATTAAAGGGAAGTCAATGACTCTTCAGCCGTGTCCGCATTGTGGTAAATTTGGGACATTGCATCGTTCAAGGTCAAGGAATTTTAAAGAGCGTTTGGTTAAGTTTTTCCTACCATATAAAATTTACAGGTGTAGCGAATGTGGTTGGCGTGGTTATATTTACATTGGTTTTACGGAGAAGTTTTTCGGTAAAACGGAGACGAGAAAGAAAATCGCCAAGTGGAAAATTTATTCGTTTGTTATTTTATTGTTAATACTTTTAGTTTTGACATATCGTTATTTTGACGAGGTTGGGACGACGCTTGCGCCAATCGTAAAAGAGATACTTCAAAGGGGGGAATGACAAATATGGAGGTTGGGACAAAATCAATGCGGAATTTAGCAGTTGAACTTGGCTTGACAGAGGAAGAATATGATAGGATAATTGAACTTATTGGGAGGGAACCGACATTTGAAGAGCTTGGGATGTTCAGCGTCATGTGGAGTGAGCATTGCAGTTATAAAAATTCAATTTTAGTGTTAAAAACTTTGCCAAGGAGTGGTCCTAAGTTGCTTGTTTCTGCTGGTGAGGAAAATGCTGGTCTTGTTGATATTGGAGATGGGCTTGCGGTTGCATTTAAAATTGAATCGCATAATCATCCATCCGCTGTTGAACCATATCAAGGAGCTGCAACTGGGGTTGGGGGAATTCTAAGGGACATTTTCACAATGGGCGCAAGACCAATCGCAATACTTAATTCGCTTAGGTTTGGGGAGTTGTCAAATCCTCGCGTTAAATATCTTTTCAATGGCGTTGTTCGTGGAATCGCTGACTATGGCAACAGCTTTGGTTGCCCAACTGTTGGAGGTGAGGTTTACTTTGAAAAATGTTATAATCAAAATCCGCTTGTAAATGCAATGGCTGTTGGAATTGTAAGGAAGGATGAAATTGTCCGAGCCGTAGCAAAAGGTGAGGGGAATCCGGTTTTGATCGTTGGCTCAAGGACAGGCAGAGATGGGATTCACGGGGCTACATTTGCTTCTGAAGAGATAACTGAGGAATCAGAGGCAAAAAGACCCTCAGTTCAAGTTGGAGACCCCTTTACTGAAAAACTTTTACTTGAAGCTACACTTGAAGCGATAAAAACGGGTCATATCGTTGGGATTCAAGATATGGGTGCAGCTGGAATAACTTGTTCAACAAGTGAGATGAGTGCACGTGGGGAAAGTGGTATGGAAATTGACCTTGACCTTGTTCCAACGCGCGAGAAAGGAATGAGCGCATATGAAATTTTGCTTTCTGAATCACAGGAAAGAATGCTAATGGTTGTTGAAAGGGGATTTGAAGATGAAATAATAAACATTTTCAAAAAGTGGGACTTAAACGCTGTTGTCATCGGTTATGTCACTTCGGATGGGATGTTAAGAGTTAAGAAAGATGGAAAGGTTGTCGCAAATATACCAGCTGATTCGCTTGTCGTTGGTGGTGGTGCTCCGATATATCAGAGGGAAGCAAAGGAACCGGAATATCTTCAAGAGGTTAGGAAATTTGACCCACATGAGATTGAGCAACCGAAGGATTTTAATGAGGTTTTTTTGAAATTGATTTCCTCACCAAATATTGCGAGTAAGGAATGGGTTTACGAGCAATATGATACTATGGTGCAGACAAATACTGTCGTTTTGCCCGGTGGGGATGCGGTTGTTGTTAGAATTAAAGGCACAAATAAAGCGCTTGCATTGAAGACGGATTGTAATTCAAGATATGTCTATCTAAACCCATATCGTGGTGCGATAATAGCCGTGGCTGAGTCAGCAAGAAATGTTGTTTGCGTTGGAGCTGAACCAATCGCTATTACGAACTGTTTAAATTTTGGAAATCCATATAAACCGGAGATATTTTGGCAATTTAAGGAAGCGGTTCGCGGTATGGGAGATGCTTGTAGATTTTTGGGAACGCCAGTGACAGGTGGAAATGTGAGCTTTTATAACGAGGCTCCTCAAGGTTCGGTCTATCCAACTCCAGTTATAGGTATGCTCGGCTTAATAGACGATTTAAAATTTATCACTACAGCAAGTTTCAAAACCCCTGGTGATGTTATAATCCTTCTTGGGAAAAATACTGGCGAAATTGGCGGAAGCGAATATCTGGCTTGGATACATGGAAAAGTTTTGGGTGATGCTCCATTTATTGACCTTGAGATTGAAAAAAGAGTTCAACAGGTTTGTCTTGAAGGGATTCGGCTTGGTCTTGTGAAGTCGGCTCACGATGTTTCAGATGGTGGTATTGCTGTTGCGCTTGCTGAGTGCTGTATCATTGATAAGGAAAATATGTTGGGTTGTGATGTTAAAATTGAAGATGGGATTCGCCCTGATTTTCTACTCTTTGGCGAAGGGCAATCAAGAATAATTGTAACAGTTGAAGAGGGAAATCTTGATAGATTTGAAAAGCTTTGCAAAAGATTTGGTATTCCTTATTCAATTCTCGGCTTTGTAACTGAAGAGCAAAAGGTCAAAATTAATGACTGGATTGATTTAAAAATTGATGAGATTGCTGATGTTTATTACAATGCGTTGAGGAAGATTATGGAGGTTATTTAATAAGTTTTGTGGGCCCTGGAGGACTCGAACCTCCGACCCGCTGATTATGAGTCAGCTGCTCTGACCAACTGAGCTAAGGGCCCGAATTCCGTTATTAATTTAAAAAAATATAACAAAAAAGTCAAGATTTTTGAGAAATGGAAAGAATACGGTCAATTGAATGGGTGGGTGATAAAGTTAAGATCATTGACCAGACGAAATTGCCGACTAAGGTTGAATTTATAGAGACGGACGATTATAAAGTCGTTGCTGAGGCGATAAAAAGTTTGAAAGTTCGGGGTGCACCCGCTATTGGAATTGCTGCTGGGTTTGGGATTTACCTCGGTGTCAAGTCTTATGATGGGAAGGATAAAGAAAGGTTGAAATTAATTTTAGAAGAGGTATGTTTTGAGTTCGCTTCAACGAGACCGACGGCTGTTAACTTATTTTGGGCGATTGAAAGAATGAAGAAGGTTTTTTATCAGAATTTTCACCTTGAGGTTGATCAGATAAAGGGAATTCTTTTGGATGAGGCGTTGAGGATTCAAAATGATGATATTCAAATGTGCAAGGCGATAGGTCTTAATGGTTCAAAGCTTATTCCTGAAAAGGCAAACATCTTGACACATTGCAACACTGGGTGGCTTGCAACCGGAGATTATGGAACTGCGCTTGGGGTGATTTACACTGCTTTTGAACAAGGTAAGAAGATAAAGGTTTATGTTGATGAGACAAGACCACTTCTTCAAGGTGCTCGGCTTACAACTTGGGAGCTTATGCAAAGGGGAATTGAGACGGTTTTAATCACGGACAATATGGCTGCTTTTTTGATGAAGCGAGGTGAGGTTGATTGTGTAATTGTTGGTGCTGATAGGGTTGCCTTAAATGGTGATACCGCAAATAAAATCGGGACATATAACCTTGCCATAGTGGCTAATTATCATGGTGTTCCCTTTTATGTTGCTGCTCCTACTTCGTCAATTGATTTTAACATAAACACAGGCGATGAGATACCAATTGAATTTAGAAGTGGTGACGAAATAACAGAAATTATGGGAAAGAGAATAGCGCCAGAGGGTGTGAAAACATTTTCGCCAGCTTTTGATGTGACCCCAGGAAATCTTATAACAGCGATAATAACGGAAATTGATATTTTTCATCCACCGTTTAAGGAAAGTTTAGTTAAAATCAAGGAGATGTTGAAAAAGGAGGATTGAATGCTTACAAAGACGGAGGCAATTGTGTTGAAAGCGATCAAATACAGAGAGACAAGTAAAATCGTGACCTTATACACCAAAAAATTTGGGAAGTTGAATGTTATAGCGAAAGGAGCTATGCTGACGACAAGTAAATTTGGTGCATCGCTTGAGCCGATGTCTTATATACTTGCGATACTTTATAAGAAAGAGACAAGGGAACTTCAATTTTTATCACAAGCTGATGTTATTAAGTCCTTTCTTGAACTTTACAAAAACTATAACAAGATGACAATAGGTCTTGCTATTTGCGAGATGGTTTATAGGGTCATAAAATTTGAAGAGGAAAATCCAAGGATATTTAAGCTTCTCGTCGACACGCTTGAGAATTTGAACAACGCCGATAAGAATGAAATAAATTTGCTTTGGTACTTTCTTATCCATTTGGTTGATGTTTTAGGATTTGGGTTAAATTTCAGGAATTGTTTAAATTGTGGAGAAAAATTCGGGATGAAGAATTTATCGCAGAAAGTTGTTTTTTATCCTGTTAAAGGTGGGTTTTTATGTTCAAGGTGTGGGGCTGGTGCGAGCGAGAATTTTTATTCGGTTGGAACTTTCAAAAGTTTAGTTTGGCTTAGCGGGGCAAAGATTGATTCGGTAACAAGTTTAAAGATAGATCGTAATATAAATAGCGAAATTCAAAGGTTGCTCTTTGATCATTTGCGTGAGCATGTTGAGGAGTCGTTGAATTTGAAATCGCTTGAGATTTACAATAAACTGAAACAAAGTTGAGTTTTAGCCTGTTATATTTTATTGAATTGGTCAAAAACAAAAACTTTCAGGAGGCAAGTAAAAAATGACGAAAAAGCAGGTAGCTGGGGCCATAGCACTTGTCCTTGCTGGCTTTTTATTTGGAGTTATCTTGATGTCAGGATTCAACGCTATTAAAACAACGGTTGCCCTTGATTCACCCATTATTGGGTCACAAGATAAACCTTTAGGTACAAAATTTGACCCACTTTCAACGCAGGATGCCTTCGTTCAAGTAGCAAAGGAAGTTATTCCAACGGTCGTTTCGATTAGAGTTGTAGCAAAAAGCGAGTCAAGAAGAGCACCGTTTGATTTTTTCCATTTCTTTGGTCCTGATTTTGAATTTAAAATCCCAGAACCAAGACCTCAAGAAGGTATGGGTTCTGGTGTGATAATTACAAAGGATGGGTATATTTTGACGAATAACCATGTTGTGGAAGGCGCTGAAAAGGGGAATATAACTGTAACGCTTTATGATGGAAGGGAATTTAAAGGTAGATTGATCGGAAGGGATAAATTGACCGATCTTGCTGTAGTTAAGATTGAGTCAGATGATTTGCCAGTTGCACGACTTGGAAATTCGGATGATGTTCAAGTTGGACAGTGGGTTTTGGCGGTTGGGAATCCGCTTGGATTTAACTTAACAGTCACCGCTGGGATTGTTAGTGCATTGAGTAGAAATCTTGGGATAATCAGGGAGACATATGGAGTTGAAAATTTCATCCAAACAGATGCTGCGATAAATCCCGGAAACAGTGGTGGTCCACTTGTCAACCTTAGGGGTGAGGTTATAGGGATAAATACGGCGATCGCATCAAGGACTGGGTATTATCAAGGTTATGGTTTTGCTATACCGATTAATTTAGCAAAAAAGGTGGCTGAGGATATAATAAGATATGGAAAGGTCAGGCGTGGTGTGTTAGGTGTTCAAATAATGCAACTTGATGAAGCGACAGCAAAGGGGTTCGGTCTTGATAAGCCAAGGGGAATTCTTGTTCAGGATGTA
This genomic interval from Candidatus Thermokryptus mobilis contains the following:
- a CDS encoding DegQ family serine endoprotease, whose product is MTKKQVAGAIALVLAGFLFGVILMSGFNAIKTTVALDSPIIGSQDKPLGTKFDPLSTQDAFVQVAKEVIPTVVSIRVVAKSESRRAPFDFFHFFGPDFEFKIPEPRPQEGMGSGVIITKDGYILTNNHVVEGAEKGNITVTLYDGREFKGRLIGRDKLTDLAVVKIESDDLPVARLGNSDDVQVGQWVLAVGNPLGFNLTVTAGIVSALSRNLGIIRETYGVENFIQTDAAINPGNSGGPLVNLRGEVIGINTAIASRTGYYQGYGFAIPINLAKKVAEDIIRYGKVRRGVLGVQIMQLDEATAKGFGLDKPRGILVQDVISGSAAEEAGIKAGDIILECDGKEVNRPGELQEIIARKSPGDKVKLKIYREGKTLEIMVTLKPRNEDEEVAKVEDKEPPVKEVEPGVLNLEKLGLTVANLDDQARAKYKVKNGVIITRVELYSEAYDKNIRENDIIIEADRKPVRNVDDFKKIVQSHKSGDVILLRIRSSNGQNRYVGLNIP
- a CDS encoding Fur family transcriptional regulator — translated: MASAKLVEKVKRDFASYLKRVNLRSTEQRYEVLNAILEIDGHFGAEDLFIQMKNQGKKISRATVYNTLDILLELGVVSRHKVGNTYIYERAIGRTHHDHLICINCGAMIEFASEEIEKLQDEICKKYKFKPLRHTHQIYGLCAKCSEKGKMS
- the galT gene encoding galactose-1-phosphate uridylyltransferase, yielding MPEFRQNRATKNWVIVATERARRPHDFLVHEEMATLPEFDPKCPFCPGNEDMTPPEIYRIVCDSKWSVRVVPNKFSALVPDAELRREMKFQFFRKVAGYGFHYVIIETPIHNLTIATMSEEQVCDIFKTYLKLYKDLMSNPNINVAIIFRNNGKKAGTSLEHPHSQLIASPIVPTHIRHLLEEATRYYDDHGSCVFCDMISIEEYVMERVVYRDDDFLVIEPFASISPFETWILPRKHNACFGNISEEEACRTAKVVRLVLKQLYDKLNNPDYNYVIHSSPFKDANEEFYHWYIQILPRLTIPAGFELGSGIYITTALPEETAKFLKIN
- the purL gene encoding phosphoribosylformylglycinamidine synthase subunit PurL, with the translated sequence MRNLAVELGLTEEEYDRIIELIGREPTFEELGMFSVMWSEHCSYKNSILVLKTLPRSGPKLLVSAGEENAGLVDIGDGLAVAFKIESHNHPSAVEPYQGAATGVGGILRDIFTMGARPIAILNSLRFGELSNPRVKYLFNGVVRGIADYGNSFGCPTVGGEVYFEKCYNQNPLVNAMAVGIVRKDEIVRAVAKGEGNPVLIVGSRTGRDGIHGATFASEEITEESEAKRPSVQVGDPFTEKLLLEATLEAIKTGHIVGIQDMGAAGITCSTSEMSARGESGMEIDLDLVPTREKGMSAYEILLSESQERMLMVVERGFEDEIINIFKKWDLNAVVIGYVTSDGMLRVKKDGKVVANIPADSLVVGGGAPIYQREAKEPEYLQEVRKFDPHEIEQPKDFNEVFLKLISSPNIASKEWVYEQYDTMVQTNTVVLPGGDAVVVRIKGTNKALALKTDCNSRYVYLNPYRGAIIAVAESARNVVCVGAEPIAITNCLNFGNPYKPEIFWQFKEAVRGMGDACRFLGTPVTGGNVSFYNEAPQGSVYPTPVIGMLGLIDDLKFITTASFKTPGDVIILLGKNTGEIGGSEYLAWIHGKVLGDAPFIDLEIEKRVQQVCLEGIRLGLVKSAHDVSDGGIAVALAECCIIDKENMLGCDVKIEDGIRPDFLLFGEGQSRIIVTVEEGNLDRFEKLCKRFGIPYSILGFVTEEQKVKINDWIDLKIDEIADVYYNALRKIMEVI
- the recO gene encoding DNA repair protein RecO, which produces MLTKTEAIVLKAIKYRETSKIVTLYTKKFGKLNVIAKGAMLTTSKFGASLEPMSYILAILYKKETRELQFLSQADVIKSFLELYKNYNKMTIGLAICEMVYRVIKFEEENPRIFKLLVDTLENLNNADKNEINLLWYFLIHLVDVLGFGLNFRNCLNCGEKFGMKNLSQKVVFYPVKGGFLCSRCGAGASENFYSVGTFKSLVWLSGAKIDSVTSLKIDRNINSEIQRLLFDHLREHVEESLNLKSLEIYNKLKQS
- a CDS encoding ferrous iron transporter B; translated protein: MHTHQTNDKIETKIESKPKKLVLVGNPNVGKSIFFNYLTGLYVEVSNYPGTTVEILKGRYKNFIVYDTPGIYGLSSFNDEERIAKNIIIDADIILNIVDAVNLERDLFLTLQLIDSGKPVVVALNMMDEAEKKRIKINVEQLSKILGVPVIPTIAIKYKGFREITEAIEKATIGNRDKKLAEKIKKIANELKVTEIEALLILEGDSETINKYRTKFNGELYIHDEREKIYIERRNKANQIVAEVTNIDTISGRISNFFGRIAIHPIFGLAFFIVILYLAYILVGKLIAQDIVDLTENEIGKKIYEYNVRKFVARYFPVSIKVNILDEDDNIIDTRTFIFENGTRASETTLKQMEDFANGKNVEYEFEFKNPILFILFGEFGVLTMTVRYLLFLLLPLVIGFYLMLSILEDSGYLPRLATFVDKLMNYIGLNGKAIIPMILGFGCVTMATITTRLLTTTREKRIMTAILQITIPCSAQLAVITTLLMRAGFKATVIYAMTMFLVFVIIGLTLNKILPGGATPLLIDLPPMRIPRVENLAKKTWMRTFYFIKEAGMWFFVGAFVVGLLQVTGLLDKWIQLLSPLTVNWLQLPAEASQAFIMGIVRRDFGAAGFYSLELTPMQTVVGLVTITLFVPCIASLMVMLKERGAFEGLIIWLSSWIIAFTIGGIVSQILI
- the mtnA gene encoding S-methyl-5-thioribose-1-phosphate isomerase; amino-acid sequence: MERIRSIEWVGDKVKIIDQTKLPTKVEFIETDDYKVVAEAIKSLKVRGAPAIGIAAGFGIYLGVKSYDGKDKERLKLILEEVCFEFASTRPTAVNLFWAIERMKKVFYQNFHLEVDQIKGILLDEALRIQNDDIQMCKAIGLNGSKLIPEKANILTHCNTGWLATGDYGTALGVIYTAFEQGKKIKVYVDETRPLLQGARLTTWELMQRGIETVLITDNMAAFLMKRGEVDCVIVGADRVALNGDTANKIGTYNLAIVANYHGVPFYVAAPTSSIDFNINTGDEIPIEFRSGDEITEIMGKRIAPEGVKTFSPAFDVTPGNLITAIITEIDIFHPPFKESLVKIKEMLKKED
- a CDS encoding ferrous iron transport protein A; this translates as MRLTDAKPGYELEIVELPQGNIKTQFVRLGITEGTRIKCAHKLPGGTVVISKRTLEIAIGSDIAKKIFVKKI
- a CDS encoding radical SAM protein, with protein sequence MRKGKNILTVNEIFFSIQGESSWMGMPCVFVRLTYCDLRCVWCDTEYAFYEGVDMTIDEVIEKVKSYNCGLVEITGGEPLLQENSLELMKRLCDEKFTVLLETGGHRDISVVDPRVHIIMDVKCPGSKMSHKNRWENISYLTKKDEVKFVIKDRVDYEWAKEVVNKYNLFERVGAVLFSPVFGEIEPSILAGWILEDRIPVRFQIQLHKYIWSPEARGV